From Triplophysa dalaica isolate WHDGS20190420 chromosome 24, ASM1584641v1, whole genome shotgun sequence:
attaaacagtttttctttattttggcTCCATGTGACAAGCGCTACTCGCTTCTTCGTCTTCTTCATGTAAAACTGAAGAATAGAAAAAATTGGCATTAGCGCCACCTAATGGACAGTAACTCGATGTAAAATAATAACTCCATATCAATGTATTTCAACATCgaaacaaatgctttatttcttatgACAAGATTTAGACgatatttaacatgttttactGTAGTTTTTTTGCGTAAGGACATGCGTAAAGAAACACATATCTAGAATTAAAAGAGCAAAATGAATCAGGAATTAAATTACATGTGTGTTAAAATTTACATTaacaattaacaataattataaaggaacagttcagctAAAAATCCTGTCAATATTTAAACTTATTGCTATTATACTATTAACTGTATGTAACACCTCAGCTCTtccatgaaacatttttattgatacTTGAAGTATTCttaaatatacaacaaaatgaTCATTCATGTAAAAACAATAGTTTTTATGACAACTATTGAGATGATCTATATATTATTTGAACAAAACACAAGTCATCGCacaattaaaacacacaataaaacacattttgtcacCTCTTTGGCACATTTTATGGCCCATAGTGCAGCTGTCTGTGTAAATCTTAGCCTATCTAAATATGTCCTATATTTATTCTATATAATTGTCCCTTAATCTTTTTCCATATTATGTCTTACTGTTGTATTTGGATGTCATTAACTGAAATACCaaattaatgaaattaataaaattgacaaataaacatttgtgatCACATTTGGCAATAAATCTCTTTCTGACTTTGATTTCACCAAATGTTTTgccaaaacagatttttttattattattattgattccTAGTCTCTCTAAGTTTCGCAATCATCTTGTATGGTCTGGGTGCCTGTGTCACTCCAAACACAGGGGTGAAGTCTGGTTCACCTGCGTCCTCGGGCCAAATAAACTGAAACCGACGCAGCAGAGAGACCAAAATAAGGAACAGTTCCATCCTGGCCAGACCCTCCCCGAGACAAGTGCGAGGACCTGGagaaaaatgtgttattgtaCATAACTCATGCCTATACGTAAGAATGCACACGGTAAACATACATAAATTCACTGTGACAGTCAAATTTCGCTTATCTTTCAATGCCAAACAGAAACAATGTTATCTTACCGACTGAGAAGGGCATAAAAGCTTCAGGTTTCTCAAACTGGCCCTGATCATTCAGGAAGTTGACTGGGTTAAACTCATGAGGAAACTTCCACTTGTCCTTCTCATAGAGCACAGAGGAGAGGTCAGGAATGATGAGCGTTCCCTGCAAGAAAGATAAAGTAGGTAAAACTAATGGTCCTTTTGAACAAATCATAAATATGGtccaacaatatttttattctttgtttatcTAGGACCTTCATGACAGTACATCTGAGATATCAAAAGGAAAACATCAATAATCATGTATTGTCCACTCGTTCAAGTTCACATAGTTATTacattgtgttttaaaagttaaGTTGATTAAAATTCCCACCTTAGGAATCTGATATCCCATGAGCTTAGTGTCTCTGGTTGTACAGTGAAAAACGCTCAAAGGAAGAGTGCTGGCCATGCGCTGACACTCGTGTATTACAGCCTGTGTGTACGGCATTTTGTGTCTGTCTTCAAAAGAGACTTGCGCCTTATCCTTTAAAACACCATTCATTTCAAGGTGacatttttctgcaaataagaAGAGCAGATGTAGGCATAAAAAGAAGAGGCgattgttttattatctcccaaaaaattaaataagcAATATTTAAAGTTGAAATTGAAGTAAACCTTGAATTTCTGGATAAGTCATAAGGCACAGCACAGCGTATCGGAGGGTGTTAGATGTGGTATCGGTTCCAGCAAAGAGAATATCAAGCAACAACACCACCATCTGGCTTTCATCAAAGATGGCACAACTTTCCCCTCTCTACTAATCAAAAGCACCAAATAGTGAATCTTAATCAAGATTTCAAacgcattacatttaaaactacCATTGAGCCGATGTAAAGAACGCCAAAGCACAtttcaatcaaatgtattttgaacATCCCATAATAACCTTTTCCATTTCATCCAGATAGGAGTCAATCACGTCACGTGGTTCTCCTGGCTCTCTAGTTGCCCTGTGCTCATTTACAATGCCTGAAGCATACATTTTAACTGTGTTGTAATCCTTCAGAGCTTTCTGGAAGGGTAAAGGAAGATTCCTCAACAGCGGCATTGTGTCATACACCTGCAGACAATTGAAAAGTTTTCAAATTCCTgataaaaaattgtatatgaaATAATAGTATGTATCAAAGTACTATATATCGTGAGGTTATAAACTTCTTTCTGTAACATACAGAAACAACATATATTTACCATGCCCCATGGTCCATTAGCAATCTTCGAGTTTTCGgacatcatttttatcataGTCTGGAAAAACTCATGTTCAT
This genomic window contains:
- the LOC130413869 gene encoding cytochrome P450 2F2-like, coding for MLGSVILLWICISLLFFLIRTRRPKNFPPGPQPLPIFGNLLQLNLENPMPDLERLSKRYGRVFSLYFGGRPAVILNGSGAMKEALVTKGLDFSGRPHGLLLSHLTHGKGVIMADYGPSWREHRRFALMTLRNFGLGKRSMEERILEEISHVSTHLEVNAGKSIDPQTLFHNASCDIICSILFGSRYEYEHEFFQTMIKMMSENSKIANGPWGMVYDTMPLLRNLPLPFQKALKDYNTVKMYASGIVNEHRATREPGEPRDVIDSYLDEMEKRGESCAIFDESQMVVLLLDILFAGTDTTSNTLRYAVLCLMTYPEIQEKCHLEMNGVLKDKAQVSFEDRHKMPYTQAVIHECQRMASTLPLSVFHCTTRDTKLMGYQIPKGTLIIPDLSSVLYEKDKWKFPHEFNPVNFLNDQGQFEKPEAFMPFSVGPRTCLGEGLARMELFLILVSLLRRFQFIWPEDAGEPDFTPVFGVTQAPRPYKMIAKLRETRNQ